In the Oncorhynchus gorbuscha isolate QuinsamMale2020 ecotype Even-year linkage group LG05, OgorEven_v1.0, whole genome shotgun sequence genome, one interval contains:
- the lg05h5orf34 gene encoding uncharacterized protein C5orf34 homolog isoform X2 — MMTSSKTNICLMIMYKDESVDVRYVDDSRLHLSPCGSEFMLEKAPTRSAHPLQSNEKVRQRTRFATSSYKDLMLGALEFRNEYATRPYLPEELISDDHRQQVFSIDPEVEWPACYSCTAEVGLKREIVVSSVERSASLLLSSSGEEFSVNFTCRLSHNQLHRPRSRDPDRSVTEHIQQDNQTCRPKTPSQQSGACAEQQSQPSGERNRGETEEETARGRDQTERAVTMTSTSRGERRSHLPQALPLRCPSPHQHRWKSMYSLVQDEQEADQDLPTELVKVVWCQGVLYRIVDGAIPVVEVSPGDGSVIRSNGVLASYFTHHRAGPGPGEVKDVTYHLSSLPPDTPGQVYSVCSMVTRASRILNCYNQVKHSLKLPATQSCYNQETSSEPFIQEVHISESGYINTTETRQSRPNCVAEELEKIKRFNFLLDNSHLPKAQRVSTVVGCGSKEHVAHCEPVNESIAEALQRTSKTIQDIDNLLLSRDTVMQGSGSYSPV, encoded by the exons ATGATGACCAGCAGTAAAACTAATATCTGTTTGATGATCATGTACAAGGATGAGTCGGTGGACGTCCGTTACGTAGATGATTCCCGTTTGCACTTGTCGCCCTGTGGCTCGGAGTTCATGTTGGAGAAAGCCCCTACACGATCTGCACATCCTCTTCAGTCTAATGAGAAGGTTCGACAGAGGACCAGGTTCGCAACCAGCAGCTACAAG GACCTGATGCTTGGTGCTTTGGAGTTCAGGAACGAGTATGCAACACGACCTTACCTGCCTGAAGAACTCATCTCGGACGACCACAGACAG CAGGTCTTCAGCATTGACCCTGAGGTGGAGTGGCCTGCATGTTATTCCTGTACTGCCGAGGTGGGATTGAAACGAGAGATCGTCGTCAGTTCAGTGGAGCGGAGTGCCAGTCTGCTGCTTTCTTCCTCTGGAGAGGAGTTCTCTGTAAACTTCACCTGCAGACTTAGTCACAACCAACTCCACAGGCCTCGGAGCCGAGACCCAGATAGGTCTGTCACTGAACACATACAGCAAGACAACCAAACCTGTAGGCCAAAGACTCCATCTCAACAGAGTGGCGCCTGTGCTGAGCAACAG TCCCAGCCCtctggagagaggaacaggggggagacagaagaagagacagccagGGGGAGAGACCAGACTGAGAGAGCAGTGACAATGACAAGCAcatctagaggagagaggaggtctCACCTGCCCCAAGCCCTGCCTCTCAGATGCCCTTCCCCTCATCAGCAcag GTGGAAGTCCATGTACTCTCTGGTCCAAGATGAACAGGAGGCAGACCAAGACCTCCCTACAGAGTTGGTTAAAGTGGTGTGGTGCCAAGGGGTGCTGTACAG GATAGTGGATGGAGCCATCCCAGTTGTGGAGGTTTCACCAGGGGATGGTTCAGTCATCAGGTCTAACGGAGTGCTGGCCAGCTACTTCACCCACCACAGAgctggccctggccctggggaG GTAAAGGATGTGACGTACCACCTAAGCAGCCTCCCCCCTGACACACCTGGGCAGGTCTACTCTGTGTGCTCTATGGTGACTCGAGCCAGCAG GATCCTGAACTGCTACAACCAGGTTAAACACTCTCTAAAGCTCCCTGCTACACAGAGCTGCTACAACCAG gagACCAGTTCAGAGCCCTTTATACAGGAAGTACACATTTCTGAGTCTGGTTACATTAATACCACAGAAACAAGACAAAGCAG GCCTAACTGTGTTGCTGAAGAGCTGGAGAAGATCAAACGCTTCAACT TTCTGTTGGATAACAGTCATCTTCCTAAAGCCCAGAGGGTTTCTACAGTGGTGGGCTGTGGTTCTAAAGAGCACGTGGCCCACTGTGAGCCAGTCAATGAGAGCATTGCGGAGGCCCTCCAGAGAACCTCCAAAACCATCCAGGATATCGACAACCTCCTACTTTCTAGAGACACCGTCATGCAGGGCAGCGGATCATACAGTCCTGTGTGA
- the lg05h5orf34 gene encoding uncharacterized protein C5orf34 homolog isoform X1 gives MMTSSKTNICLMIMYKDESVDVRYVDDSRLHLSPCGSEFMLEKAPTRSAHPLQSNEKVRQRTRFATSSYKDLMLGALEFRNEYATRPYLPEELISDDHRQQVFSIDPEVEWPACYSCTAEVGLKREIVVSSVERSASLLLSSSGEEFSVNFTCRLSHNQLHRPRSRDPDRSVTEHIQQDNQTCRPKTPSQQSGACAEQQQGEVYLSTRVVQHHSVSCVPLVWRYPLSLALHLWRAQSQPSGERNRGETEEETARGRDQTERAVTMTSTSRGERRSHLPQALPLRCPSPHQHRWKSMYSLVQDEQEADQDLPTELVKVVWCQGVLYRIVDGAIPVVEVSPGDGSVIRSNGVLASYFTHHRAGPGPGEVKDVTYHLSSLPPDTPGQVYSVCSMVTRASRILNCYNQVKHSLKLPATQSCYNQETSSEPFIQEVHISESGYINTTETRQSRPNCVAEELEKIKRFNFLLDNSHLPKAQRVSTVVGCGSKEHVAHCEPVNESIAEALQRTSKTIQDIDNLLLSRDTVMQGSGSYSPV, from the exons ATGATGACCAGCAGTAAAACTAATATCTGTTTGATGATCATGTACAAGGATGAGTCGGTGGACGTCCGTTACGTAGATGATTCCCGTTTGCACTTGTCGCCCTGTGGCTCGGAGTTCATGTTGGAGAAAGCCCCTACACGATCTGCACATCCTCTTCAGTCTAATGAGAAGGTTCGACAGAGGACCAGGTTCGCAACCAGCAGCTACAAG GACCTGATGCTTGGTGCTTTGGAGTTCAGGAACGAGTATGCAACACGACCTTACCTGCCTGAAGAACTCATCTCGGACGACCACAGACAG CAGGTCTTCAGCATTGACCCTGAGGTGGAGTGGCCTGCATGTTATTCCTGTACTGCCGAGGTGGGATTGAAACGAGAGATCGTCGTCAGTTCAGTGGAGCGGAGTGCCAGTCTGCTGCTTTCTTCCTCTGGAGAGGAGTTCTCTGTAAACTTCACCTGCAGACTTAGTCACAACCAACTCCACAGGCCTCGGAGCCGAGACCCAGATAGGTCTGTCACTGAACACATACAGCAAGACAACCAAACCTGTAGGCCAAAGACTCCATCTCAACAGAGTGGCGCCTGTGCTGAGCAACAG CAAGGAGAGGTATACCTGTCCACCAGAGTGGTACAGCACCACTCTGTCTCCTGTGTTCCTCTGGTGTGGCGTTACCCTCTGTCTCTGGCCCTTCACCTCTGGCGCGCCCAGTCCCAGCCCtctggagagaggaacaggggggagacagaagaagagacagccagGGGGAGAGACCAGACTGAGAGAGCAGTGACAATGACAAGCAcatctagaggagagaggaggtctCACCTGCCCCAAGCCCTGCCTCTCAGATGCCCTTCCCCTCATCAGCAcag GTGGAAGTCCATGTACTCTCTGGTCCAAGATGAACAGGAGGCAGACCAAGACCTCCCTACAGAGTTGGTTAAAGTGGTGTGGTGCCAAGGGGTGCTGTACAG GATAGTGGATGGAGCCATCCCAGTTGTGGAGGTTTCACCAGGGGATGGTTCAGTCATCAGGTCTAACGGAGTGCTGGCCAGCTACTTCACCCACCACAGAgctggccctggccctggggaG GTAAAGGATGTGACGTACCACCTAAGCAGCCTCCCCCCTGACACACCTGGGCAGGTCTACTCTGTGTGCTCTATGGTGACTCGAGCCAGCAG GATCCTGAACTGCTACAACCAGGTTAAACACTCTCTAAAGCTCCCTGCTACACAGAGCTGCTACAACCAG gagACCAGTTCAGAGCCCTTTATACAGGAAGTACACATTTCTGAGTCTGGTTACATTAATACCACAGAAACAAGACAAAGCAG GCCTAACTGTGTTGCTGAAGAGCTGGAGAAGATCAAACGCTTCAACT TTCTGTTGGATAACAGTCATCTTCCTAAAGCCCAGAGGGTTTCTACAGTGGTGGGCTGTGGTTCTAAAGAGCACGTGGCCCACTGTGAGCCAGTCAATGAGAGCATTGCGGAGGCCCTCCAGAGAACCTCCAAAACCATCCAGGATATCGACAACCTCCTACTTTCTAGAGACACCGTCATGCAGGGCAGCGGATCATACAGTCCTGTGTGA